TAGTACCTCGAGCAGTCGACGGCTTGAGGGAAGGGCTGAACCTTAGGAGGTGGTCGTCAATGAATGTTACCGAAACAGGAGATAAGGGCAGCCAACTTCCAACGGAAGGCTCACCGCAAAAGAATAGTGCGGAACACGAAGGATATGCGGGAGTGCACGTTCCTGAGAGGATAGCTGAAACCGACGACACCAACGCAAACGAGTCGAAGGAAAGGTTACTTGAGAAAATCATAAGCAGAGACAATTTGAACGAAGCGTTCAAAAGAGTCAAAGCGAATAAAGGTTCACACGGAATCGACGGGATGGGCGTAGATGAACTTCTACAATATCTCAAAGAAAACGGTGAAACCATCAAGGAACAAATCCTGGCGGGCAGATATCGCCCAAATCCCGTTCGAAGGGTAGAAATCCCAAAAGAGAACGGAAAGAAAAGAAACCTGGGCATCCCAACGGTGGTTGATCGAGTAATCCAGCAGGCAATTGCACAAATGCTCACGCCGATCTATGAGCAACAGTTCTCGGACAACAGCTTCGGGTTCCGACCCAAACGAAGTGCCCACCAAGCCATAAGGCGCAGCCAGCAATATATTCAGGAAGGCTACCGCTATGTTGTGGATATGGATCTAGAGAAATACTTTGACACCGTCAACCAAAGCAAGCTCATTGAAGTACTCTCAAGAACGATTAAGGACGGACGAGTCATTTCACTAATTCATAAATATCTTCGGGCAGGAGTTGTCGTGAAGCACAAGTTTGAGGAAACAGAAGTCGGCGTACCGCAGGGCGGGAATCTGAGTCCAATTCTCAGTAATATCATGCTGAATGAGTTGGACAAGGAGCTGGAGAAGAGAGGACACAAGTTTGTGCGATACGCAGATGATTTACTCATCTTCTGCAAGAGCAGACGAAGTGCCGAACGGACACTAACCAACATTCTCCCCTACATTGAAAAGAAGCTGTTCCTAAAAGTAAATCGGGAGAAAACCGTGGTGGACCTAGCCATTCGAGTGAAGTTTCTGGGATTCTCATTCTACAACCAACGAGGGCAAGTGAAAGTCCGCATCCATCCCAAATCCATCGCCAAAATGAAAACAAGAGTGAAGGAACTAACCGCAAGAAGCAATGGCATGGGAAATGAAGAGAGAGCCGAAAGGCTCAGACGCTATATCATGGGATGGGTCAACTACTTCAAGATTGCGGATATGAAGAACCTGCTCCAAACAACGGATGAATGGATGAGAAGAAGGATTCGAATGATCTACTGGAAACAATGGAAACGAATAAGGACAAAATTCGAAAAGCTGATCTCGTTTGGAATCCCAAAGTTCAAGGCATGGGAATACGCAAATACAAGAAAGAGCTACTGGAGAATCTCCAATAGCCCCATCCTCGCGAAAGCCCTCGATAACAACACCATTAAAGGCCTCGGATTTCTTTTCTTCTCAGATTATTATCGACAAGTGACTGCGTGAACTAAGGAACCGCCGTATACCGAACGGTACGTACGGTGGTGTGGGAGGTCGGCTACTCAACTAATGGGTAGCCCCCTACCCGATTGCAAAAGACCGGACGAGTCCGGTCGCCGAAAGGAGAGACAGGAGCAAGCCATCGCGGTGGAGGAATCGGTGCCGCGGTACTACAACCACAAAAAGCAGACCTTCAGGGCAGGGTGAAATTCCCGACCGGCGGTGATGACGACAGTCTGAGCCCGCGACTCGCTCGCTTGTCCTACGTGATAGCGAGCGACTGACCTGGTGCAAATCCAGGGCCGACGGTATAGTCCGGATGGGAGAAGGCAGTGAGGCAGCCTCTGTCTCTTCGTTGAAAAAACGGGAGTGAGAAGGCTTCTTTCCCCTTGCCCTGAAGCGCGCTTCAAGGGCTTTTTGGCATTCCAGGAAGTCGCGCCGAGCGGCGATGGCCATTACAAACGGGAAAGGAGCAGAGGAGATGTCTGAACATGACTGGCAGCACATGGCGCTTGCGCTGGAGTTGGCCCGATCCGCCAAGGGGCAGACGGCACCCAATCCATTAGTTGGAGCAGTCGTCGTCAAGGATGGCATGGTCGTCGGATTGGGGACGCATGTGAAAGCGGGCGAACCGCATGCCGAGGTGCACGCGCTGCGAATGGCTGGCGAGCACGCAAAAGGAGCGGACCTCTATGTTACCCTGGAGCCTTGCAGCCATCAGGGGAGGACGCCGCCTTGTGCGCGGGCGGTGATCGAAGCGGGGATCAGGCGAGTAGTCGTCGCCGTAGAAGACCCCAATCCACGGGTAGCGGGAGCGGGAATCCGTCTTTTGCAGGAGGCGGGCCTGGAGGTGAGCGTCGGAATCTGCGCCGCACAGGCGAAGCGGCTGAATGAGGTGTTTTTCCATTACATCGGCACAAAAAAGCCATTTGTTACGGTAAAAACGGCAAGCACACTGGATGGAAAGATCGCGACGCGCACCGGGCACAGCCGCTGGATTACGGGGGAAGAGTCTCGCAAGCGGGTGCACCGGCTGCGGCGCGAGCATGATGCGATCCTCGTCGGGGTGCAGACCGTGCTGGCGGATAATCCGGAGCTGACTGCCCGGGAAGACGGGGAGGTGCGCGGGCGGCAGCCGCTGCGCGTCATCCTCGACAGCCGGCTGCGCATCCCGGCAGATGCCCGCGTGATTTGCGACGGGCATGCGCCGACGCTGATCTATACCTCGGACAAGGCTCCTTCTGCTCGGCAACAGGAGCTGGAGCAGAGAGGTGTCGAGGTCGTCAGACTGCCGGATGGCGTAGGCATAGAACGCGTGCTGGAATCCCTGGGGCAAAGAGGGGTTACCTCTCTTTTGGTCGAGGGGGGCTCAGCGGTAAACGGCTCGTTTTTGGAGGCAGGTGCGATTCAAAAAGTCATCCAGTTTTTCTCTTTCAAACTAATCGGCGGTCAGGGAGCGCCTACCTCGTATGGCGGTCAGGGGTTCGCGGAGATGCAGGACGCCATCCCGCTGGCCGATGTCGAGGTAGAAATGATCGGCAGCCATGATTTGTGCATCACAGGCTATCCCGTATGGGGGCAGCCGGCAGGGAGGGATCTCACATGTTTACCGGACTGATCGAAGAAGTAGGCACAGTAGAAAGCATCACGCGAAACGCCCAATCCTGCACGCTGGTGATACGCGCCCAGACCGTCCTGGAGGATGCCGCAATCGGAGACAGCATTGCCGTCAACGGCGTGTGTCTCACGGTGACTTCCTATACGCCCACTCGTTTTCAGGCGGATGTCATGCCGGAGACCTGGCAAGTGACGGCGCTCTCCCAGTTGAAGCCGGGCAGCCTGGTTAATCTGGAGCGGGCCTTGCAGCTGGGAGCCAGGCTCGGCGGCCATCTGGTTTCGGGCCATGTGGATGGCGTCGGCACCATTATCTCCCGAAACGCGGATCACAATGCTATCCGCTTTCAGATCCGCACGGGGCCCGAGCTGCTCCGTCAGGTCATCCCGCGCGGCTCCATTACGGTAGACGGCATCAGTTTGACCGTGACAGAGGCGGGAGACGAACACCTCGCCGTCTCGGTGATCCCGCACACGCTGGCACAGACCAATCTGCGAAGCAAAAAGGTGGGCGATGCCGTCAATTTGGAGACCGACCTGATCGCCAAATACGTGGGGAGACTGCTTACGGGGAGAGCCGGCGCGGCCCGGTCGGGAGCGGATGGGCGAGGAGGCAAGCCCGGTGCCGGCAGAGCAGGCATCGATCTGGCTTTTCTGGAGGAACACGGCTATGCATAAAGGGGGAGATACGGTGTTTGCTACCATCGAAGAGGCGATCAACGATTTGCGAAAAGGCCGTCCCGTCATCGTCGTCGATGACGAAGACAGGGAAAACGAAGGGGATTTTGTCTGCCTGGCGGAAGCCGCGACGCCGGAGATGATCAATTTTATGGCTACCCACGGGCGCGGGCTGATCTGCGTCCCGATCACGGAAAAAGATGCAGCCCGCCTGAAGCTGGGGCCGATGGTAGAGGCCAATACAGACAGGCAGGGCACCGCTTTTACCGTCTCGATTGACGAGGCGGGTACGCATACGGGCATTTCCGCACAAGAGCGATCCCAAACCGTCCTGGCGATGCTGGATGAACAGCGGGGAGCAGAGGACTTTCGGCGACCCGGGCATATCTTTCCGCTGATCGCAAGGCCGGGCGGAGTGCTGCGCCGGGCCGGACACACGGAGGCGGCGGTCGACCTGGCGCTATTGGCAGGGGCCAAACCGGCAGGGGTGATTTGTGAAATCATGAATGAGGATGGCACAATGGCGCGGCTTCCCGAGCTGGTCGAGGTGGCCAAGCGTTTTGGGCTGAAGCTGATCACGATCGCGGATTTGATCGATTACCGCATGAAGCATGAGCGGCTGGTCAAACGCGAAGCGGAGGCCAAGCTTCCCTCGGAGTACGGAGACTTCCGGATCATCGCCTATACCAATGATCTGGATGGCAAAGAGCATGTCGCCATCGTCAAAGGAGAAGTGGCAGACGGGGGGCCGGTGCTGGTGCGCGTCCATTCCGAGTGCCTGACCGGGGACATCTTCGGTTCTCACCGCTGTGACTGCGGCCCGCAGCTTCACGCCGCACTGCGGATGATCGAGCGGGAGGGGCGGGGCGTCGTACTCTACATGCGCCAGGAAGGACGCGGCATCGGACTGATCAACAAGCTGAAGGCATACCAGCTGCAGGAGCAAGGTCTCGATACCGTCGAGGCCAATGAAAAGCTGGGCTTCCCCGCCGACCTGCGCGATTACGGGATTGGCGCGCAAATACTGCGCGACCTGGGGATCTCGCAGATGCGGCTGATGACCAATAATCCGCGGAAAATACGCGGGCTGTCCGGCTACGGTCTGCAAGTCGCAGAGCGGGTCCCGCTGCAGATGCCGGAGCATCCGGAAAATGAACGTTATTTGCACAGCAAGCAGGACAAGCTGGGTCACCTGCTTCAATTCGTAAAGGAGTGAAGAGATCATGAAACTGTATGAAGGAAATCTGATCGGAACTGGACTGCGCGTAGGAATTGTGGCGGGACGTTTTAATGAATTGATCGTAAGCAAGCTGGTGGGCGGGGCACTCGACGCACTGAAGCGGCACGGTGTCGCGGAGGAGGCGGTCGAAGTGGCCTGGGTGCCGGGCGCTTTTGAAATCCCGCTGATCGCCAAAAAGATGGCGGAATCGGGCAAATACGATGCAATTGTGACGCTGGGAGCAGTCATTCGCGGCGCTACGCCGCATTTTGATTACGTCTGCAGCGAGTGTGCCAAAGGCGTCGCCTCTGTTTCGCTGGCGACCGGGATTCCGGTGATATTTGGCGTGCTGACCACGGACTCGATCGAACAGGCTATCGAGCGGGCAGGCACCAAGGTCGGCAACAAAGGCTGGGAGGCGGCGGCCTCCGCCATCGAGATGGCCAATCTCAGCAGACAAATTACCGGCTAAAAACAGCAGCCGCATAGGGCGAGAGCAGACAGCTCTCGCCCTTTTTTCGCTCTGGATTAAATAGGGGAGGGAAGGGAAAAGAAAAGAAAAGTAAGAATGATTGAGATGCTCGATGTCAACATCTCTCTGATTCGCCGTAGATTGGCCATTTGCCATATCTGGAACGAAAACACGCCAGGGTGATATTCAACCCGATTTATAGCAATGGCCAGATCAATAGCAACGGAGACACGCGGAAGCCCAAGGCCGATATAGACGTAGAGGTGCGCGGCGTATTGATCGGCTACACGGGGAACCGCTATTTGGATGATCGCGAGCAGCGGGCGGCGTTAGCGAAGGACATGGAAAGAGAGTTCCCAAAAGAGTTAAGCGCGCTCATCAAAAAACTCCAGCAGAAAAAATGGGATCCTGCTGGAGTCGAAGAAAGCTTTCGGCAAAAATACCGGGGAAAGTGGAACAGGGATACAGGGATTTCCTTGTACGAGAAGGCGGAATTTCGGATTCGGATAAGGATGGAAATTGTTGGTGCGGGTACGATGGGGTAACAGATTATCGAAACAGACGTCTCCACTCCCGCAAGGCAGCTTTGAGGAGAGGCGGCCGCTCGCCTCTCTTTATTGGGGGCCAGAAGCCTGATTTGCCGTACAATGTATGGGTCAGTCCGATGAATAGCGATTGCTGCTCTTCCGTATACGGATACCAGTTTATTTCCCGCTTTCGCTTGCCCGGGTCGTGGATGACCGAGACGGGATGGGTAAAGGCCTGGAGCCCCTCCGGTCCGCGATAGCGGCCGATCCCGCTTTCTTTGACGCCGCCAAAGGGGAGAGCGGGGTTCGCATAGCTGACGATGACGTCATTGATGCAGACATTGCCGCTTGCGAGCTGCAGGGCGACTCGTCTCGCTTTTGCCTTGTCCTGCGACCAGACGGAGGCGTTTAATCCGTAGGGGGAATCATTGGCCAGCCGGATGGCTTCTTCCTCCGCAGAGAAGGTCATGATCGGCAATACGGGACCAAATGTCTCTTCCCGCATGATCTTCATGTCATGCGTCACTTTGGTCAGGATGGTCGGCGCGAGAAACATGCCCTCATCGGAAAAGGTACCGCCGGTCTCCGCGACCGCTCCCCGGGAAAGCGCTTCTTCCACATGCTCCCGGACGATGCGAATCTGGTCGGGCGATGTCATGGAACCGATCTCCCCAATGCCGGACGGGGATTGGCGGAGCGCCGCTGTTTTTTCTTTGACCAGGCGGAGAAATTCTGGGTAGACCCGCTCTTGGACGTAGACGCGCTCGACCGACATGCAGACCTGGCCGGAATTAGTAAAGGCGCCCCATACGGCCCCGGCCGCAGCCCGCTCCAGATGGGCATCCTCCAGGACGATCATCGGGTCCTTTCCGCCCAGCTCCAACTCCACGGGGATCAGATGCTCCGCTGCTTGCGCCATGATCTTTTTGCCGGAGGCGACCGATCCGGTGAAAAAGATCTTGTCCGGCCGCGCTGCCACCAAGGCTTGGCCGGCCTCTCTGCCGCCGTGGAGCACTTGCACGATTTCGGCAGGGGCGGGGACTGCCCGGAACATCTCCTCGATGATCAGTCCGACAGAGGGGGTCACTTCGGAAGGCTTCAAGATCACGGTGTTTCCTGCCGCCAGTGCGGACAAAACCGGGACGACGGAGAGCTGAAACGGGTAGTTCCACGGAGAGATGACCGCGATGACTCCCATCGGCTTGTAGTAGATGGATGATGTTTTGGGCGCGAGCGCGAGCGGGGTGGATACCTTGCGCGGGGCCAGCATCCTCTCCGCATGTTTCTCGTAGAAGCGAATGGTGTCGGCGGTAATAAAAATCTCCGTCATGTACGCTTCCAACGCCACTTTTCCGGTCGCTTCGCTGATTTTTTGGGCGAGTGCCTCGCCATTTTCTACGAGGTAGTGGCGCAGATTGC
This sequence is a window from Brevibacillus composti. Protein-coding genes within it:
- the ribD gene encoding bifunctional diaminohydroxyphosphoribosylaminopyrimidine deaminase/5-amino-6-(5-phosphoribosylamino)uracil reductase RibD, whose amino-acid sequence is MSEHDWQHMALALELARSAKGQTAPNPLVGAVVVKDGMVVGLGTHVKAGEPHAEVHALRMAGEHAKGADLYVTLEPCSHQGRTPPCARAVIEAGIRRVVVAVEDPNPRVAGAGIRLLQEAGLEVSVGICAAQAKRLNEVFFHYIGTKKPFVTVKTASTLDGKIATRTGHSRWITGEESRKRVHRLRREHDAILVGVQTVLADNPELTAREDGEVRGRQPLRVILDSRLRIPADARVICDGHAPTLIYTSDKAPSARQQELEQRGVEVVRLPDGVGIERVLESLGQRGVTSLLVEGGSAVNGSFLEAGAIQKVIQFFSFKLIGGQGAPTSYGGQGFAEMQDAIPLADVEVEMIGSHDLCITGYPVWGQPAGRDLTCLPD
- a CDS encoding riboflavin synthase, whose translation is MFTGLIEEVGTVESITRNAQSCTLVIRAQTVLEDAAIGDSIAVNGVCLTVTSYTPTRFQADVMPETWQVTALSQLKPGSLVNLERALQLGARLGGHLVSGHVDGVGTIISRNADHNAIRFQIRTGPELLRQVIPRGSITVDGISLTVTEAGDEHLAVSVIPHTLAQTNLRSKKVGDAVNLETDLIAKYVGRLLTGRAGAARSGADGRGGKPGAGRAGIDLAFLEEHGYA
- the ltrA gene encoding group II intron reverse transcriptase/maturase — its product is MNVTETGDKGSQLPTEGSPQKNSAEHEGYAGVHVPERIAETDDTNANESKERLLEKIISRDNLNEAFKRVKANKGSHGIDGMGVDELLQYLKENGETIKEQILAGRYRPNPVRRVEIPKENGKKRNLGIPTVVDRVIQQAIAQMLTPIYEQQFSDNSFGFRPKRSAHQAIRRSQQYIQEGYRYVVDMDLEKYFDTVNQSKLIEVLSRTIKDGRVISLIHKYLRAGVVVKHKFEETEVGVPQGGNLSPILSNIMLNELDKELEKRGHKFVRYADDLLIFCKSRRSAERTLTNILPYIEKKLFLKVNREKTVVDLAIRVKFLGFSFYNQRGQVKVRIHPKSIAKMKTRVKELTARSNGMGNEERAERLRRYIMGWVNYFKIADMKNLLQTTDEWMRRRIRMIYWKQWKRIRTKFEKLISFGIPKFKAWEYANTRKSYWRISNSPILAKALDNNTIKGLGFLFFSDYYRQVTA
- a CDS encoding aldehyde dehydrogenase family protein, whose protein sequence is MGTLTMRNPATGEVLGTLPEATPEEAQQAMERARQAFSLWGSTPVAARIHYLRNLRHYLVENGEALAQKISEATGKVALEAYMTEIFITADTIRFYEKHAERMLAPRKVSTPLALAPKTSSIYYKPMGVIAVISPWNYPFQLSVVPVLSALAAGNTVILKPSEVTPSVGLIIEEMFRAVPAPAEIVQVLHGGREAGQALVAARPDKIFFTGSVASGKKIMAQAAEHLIPVELELGGKDPMIVLEDAHLERAAAGAVWGAFTNSGQVCMSVERVYVQERVYPEFLRLVKEKTAALRQSPSGIGEIGSMTSPDQIRIVREHVEEALSRGAVAETGGTFSDEGMFLAPTILTKVTHDMKIMREETFGPVLPIMTFSAEEEAIRLANDSPYGLNASVWSQDKAKARRVALQLASGNVCINDVIVSYANPALPFGGVKESGIGRYRGPEGLQAFTHPVSVIHDPGKRKREINWYPYTEEQQSLFIGLTHTLYGKSGFWPPIKRGERPPLLKAALREWRRLFR
- the ribH gene encoding 6,7-dimethyl-8-ribityllumazine synthase — its product is MKLYEGNLIGTGLRVGIVAGRFNELIVSKLVGGALDALKRHGVAEEAVEVAWVPGAFEIPLIAKKMAESGKYDAIVTLGAVIRGATPHFDYVCSECAKGVASVSLATGIPVIFGVLTTDSIEQAIERAGTKVGNKGWEAAASAIEMANLSRQITG
- a CDS encoding Ger(x)C family spore germination C-terminal domain-containing protein, whose product is MIFNPIYSNGQINSNGDTRKPKADIDVEVRGVLIGYTGNRYLDDREQRAALAKDMEREFPKELSALIKKLQQKKWDPAGVEESFRQKYRGKWNRDTGISLYEKAEFRIRIRMEIVGAGTMG
- a CDS encoding bifunctional 3,4-dihydroxy-2-butanone-4-phosphate synthase/GTP cyclohydrolase II yields the protein MFATIEEAINDLRKGRPVIVVDDEDRENEGDFVCLAEAATPEMINFMATHGRGLICVPITEKDAARLKLGPMVEANTDRQGTAFTVSIDEAGTHTGISAQERSQTVLAMLDEQRGAEDFRRPGHIFPLIARPGGVLRRAGHTEAAVDLALLAGAKPAGVICEIMNEDGTMARLPELVEVAKRFGLKLITIADLIDYRMKHERLVKREAEAKLPSEYGDFRIIAYTNDLDGKEHVAIVKGEVADGGPVLVRVHSECLTGDIFGSHRCDCGPQLHAALRMIEREGRGVVLYMRQEGRGIGLINKLKAYQLQEQGLDTVEANEKLGFPADLRDYGIGAQILRDLGISQMRLMTNNPRKIRGLSGYGLQVAERVPLQMPEHPENERYLHSKQDKLGHLLQFVKE